One window of Oncorhynchus masou masou isolate Uvic2021 chromosome 33, UVic_Omas_1.1, whole genome shotgun sequence genomic DNA carries:
- the LOC135527743 gene encoding RNA-binding protein 15-like: MKGKERSPIKKRSRALDDNRDRGGGHPPSKKMRAISVSSGSNNGNSSTKSDGGSTRRSLLGDKRGRDFDGHVSSRTGGSNHSYPVAAATSTGKNHNLGLTLDLAAARTNARCERVPPPPNNNESEYKTLKISELGTQLSDEDIEDGLFHEFKKFGDVSVKISRSNDERIAFVNFRKPEDARAAKHARGKLVLYDRPLKIDAVYINRRRSRSPVERVDRDPYVGAPGHRHLHTQRPLSPSVLGYRDYRLQQLALGRLPPPPPPPLPRDLEREREFALFEARVRPGPAFIAERASAFRDEDFISPEDDQRANRTLFLGNLDITVTETDLRRAFDRFGLITEVDIKPTRGQTSTYGFLKFENLDMAHRAKLTMSGKIVGRNPIKIGYGKATPTTRLWVGGLGPWVPLAALAREFDRFGTIRTIDYRKGDTWAYIQYESLDAAQAACTHMRGFPLGGPERRLRVDFADTEHHYQQQFLQPLPLPSFDMVAEAFIHRAIAEPPRDRERTPPLLHFRERELGFPGVEWPPIPGMRERVRPGSFEPLERDRRPGGREPWSLERELAGRGCDPRRKRHLMDDGRHLDVSPDSTDRTARRHRGGPTPDGSPNGGRFSDSERTPRGGDDRPSPGRDRRLSLEHPGGGDRRLKSQGSLAERGASSSGLSSSAGERKRKAGDSSSKGPGAKRDRSSDQGGSKGSQSSKLSLAWHGMLLLKNSNFPANMHLLEGHQGVAKDLLVDGPTGRQVGELKITQRLRLDQPKLDEVSRRIKAAGPGGYAVLLAVPGSGGEEVSSTDPAASTQRPLRNLVSYLKQKQAAGVISLPVGGSRDKDHQGVLHAFPPCEFSQQFIDASAKALAKTDEDYLVMVVVRGPS, encoded by the coding sequence ATGAAAGGCAAAGAAAGGTCACCGATTAAAAAGCGTTCTCGGGCTTTGGATGATAACCGAGACAGGGGAGGAGGCCACCCGCCCAGCAAGAAAATGAGGGCTATCTCGGTTTCCAGTGGGAGTAATAATGGAAATAGCTCGACTAAAAGTGACGGAGGATCTACGAGAAGGAGTTTGTTGGGTGACAAGAGAGGCCGCGATTTTGATGGACATGTATCGAGTCGAACCGGTGGGAGTAACCATAGCTATCCCGTTGCTGCTGCAACCTCTACCGGTAAGAACCACAACCTGGGTTTGACACTCGATTTAGCCGCGGCAAGGACTAATGCTCGCTGCGAGCGTGTTCCGCCTCCACCTAACAACAACGAGAGTGAGTACAAAACGCTCAAAATCAGTGAACTGGGCACCCAGTTGAGCGATGAAGACATAGAAGATGGACTTTTCCACGAATTCAAAAAATTCGGGGACGTGAGTGTCAAAATAAGCCGCAGCAACGACGAGAGAATTGCGTTTGTCAACTTCAGAAAGCCCGAGGATGCCAGAGCTGCTAAACACGCACGGGGCAAGTTAGTACTTTATGACCGACCTCTGAAAATCGACGCAGTGTACATAAACAGGAGGAGAAGCCGTTCTCCAGTTGAGCGAGTTGACAGAGACCCATATGTTGGAGCCCCAGGCCACAGACACTTACACACCCAgagacccctctccccatctgTGCTTGgatacagagactacagactccAGCAGCTGGCCCTTGGgcgcctccctcctcccccaccccctcctttGCCCAGAGACCTAGAGCGGGAGAGGGAGTTTGCCCTGTTTGAAGCCAGGGTGCGCCCAGGTCCAGCTTTCATTGCAGAGAGAGCTTCTGCTTTCCGAGATGAGGATTTTATCTCCCCAGAGGATGACCAAAGAGCTAACAGAACGCTGTTTCTGGGCAACTTGGACATCACTGTCACAGAGACGGACCTGAGGAGGGCGTTTGACAGGTTTGGGTTGATAACAGAGGTGGATATTAAGCCCACACGGGGACAGACCAGCACATACGGGTTTCTGAAGTTTGAGAACCTAGACATGGCCCATCGCGCCAAACTCACCATGTCTGGGAAGATAGTGGGCCGTAACCCCATAAAGATTGGCTATGGTAAGGCCACCCCCACCACACGCCTATGGGTGGGTGGGCTCGGACCCTGGGTCCCCCTAGCAGCATTGGCCAGAGAGTTTGACCGCTTTGGTACAATAAGGACCATTGACTACAGAAAGGGGGACACCTGGGCTTACATACAGTACGAGAGCCTTGACGCTGCTCAGGCTGCGTGCACTCACATGCGTGGCTTCCCTCTGGGGGGGCCCGAGAGGAGACTCAGGGTGGACTTTGCAGACACAGAGCACCACTACCAGCAGCAGTTCCTTCAgcctcttcctctaccctccttcGACATGGTGGCAGAGGCTTTCATCCACCGCGCCATAGCTGAGCCCCCGAGGGACAGGGAAAGGACTCCACCGCTGCtccacttcagagagagagaactgggttTCCCCGGGGTCGAGTGGCCCCCCATCCCGGGTATGCGTGAGCGGGTACGGCCCGGGAGCTTTGAGCCGCTGGAGCGGGACCGGCGGCCGGGAGGGAGGGAGCCCTGGTCTCTGGAGCGAGAGCTGGCGGGGCGCGGCTGCGACCCAAGACGGAAACGACACCTTATGGATGACGGTCGCCATCTTGACGTCTCTCCTGACAGCACTGACCGCACGGCACGCCGACACCGAGGGGGTCCAACCCCAGATGGTAGCCCCAACGGGGGCCGCTTCAGTGACTCAGAGCGTACCCCTCGTGGCGGCGACgacagaccctcccctggacgAGACCGTCGCCTCAGTCTGGAGCATCCTGGCGGGGGGGACAGGAGACTAAAGAGCCAGGGGAGTCTTGCCGAAAGAGGGGCCTCCAGCAGTGGCCTCTCATCCTCAGCAGGGGAGCGGAAACGTAAAGCCGGCGACAGCAGCAGCAAAGGACCCGGAGCTAAGAGGGATCGTTCCTCAGACCAGGGCGGCtctaaaggcagtcagtcatccAAGCTGAGCCTGGCCTGGCACGGCATGCTCCTCCTGAAGAACAGCAACTTCCCCGCCAACATGCATCTCCTGGAGGGTCACCAGGGCGTGGCCAAGGACCTCCTCGTCGACGGCCCCACTGGGAGACAGGTTGGGGAGCTCAAGATCACCCAGCGTCTCCGCCTCGACCAGCCCAAGCTGGACGAGGTCTCCAGGCGCATCAAAGCGGCCGGCCCCGGCGGCTACGCCGTCCTCCTGGCGGTTCCCGGTTCCGGCGGCGAGGAGGTGTCGTCGACGGACCCTGCAGCTTCAACACAGCGTCCTCTCCGCAATCTGGTGTCCTACCTGAAACAGAAGCAGGCAGCCGGAGTCATCAGCCTGCCCGTTGGAGGCAGCCGGGATAAGGACCACCAGGGTGTTCTCCATGCGTTCCCTCCCTGTGAGTTCTCACAGCAGTTCATTGATGCCTCGGCTAAAGCTCTGGCCAAAACCGACGAGGACTATCTGGTGATGGTCGTGGTGCGAGGTCCATCATAA